Proteins encoded by one window of Streptomyces clavuligerus:
- a CDS encoding sigma-70 family RNA polymerase sigma factor, with amino-acid sequence MRDDNTTVIGALVHRAVEGDEQATHDLLAHVHPLALRYCRTRLNRLPGDARHFVEDLAQEVCVAVLMALPRYRDTGRPFEAFVFAIATHKVADLQRAAMRHPGSTAVPSDEMPERPDDSLGPEERALLSDDAEWARKLLANLPENQRELLVLRVAVGLTAEETGQMLGMSPGAVRVAQHRALSRLRALAEQ; translated from the coding sequence ATGCGTGACGACAACACCACGGTGATCGGTGCACTCGTTCACCGTGCCGTCGAGGGAGACGAGCAAGCCACGCACGACCTCCTCGCGCATGTCCACCCGCTCGCGCTGCGCTACTGCCGCACCCGGCTCAACCGGCTGCCCGGTGACGCGCGCCACTTCGTGGAGGATCTGGCCCAGGAGGTCTGTGTCGCCGTCCTGATGGCCCTGCCCCGCTACCGGGACACCGGCAGGCCCTTCGAGGCGTTCGTCTTCGCGATCGCCACGCACAAGGTCGCCGATCTCCAGCGGGCCGCCATGCGCCACCCCGGATCGACGGCCGTCCCCTCCGACGAGATGCCCGAGCGGCCCGACGACTCCCTCGGCCCGGAGGAGCGCGCCCTGCTCAGCGACGACGCCGAGTGGGCCCGCAAGCTGCTGGCCAATCTGCCGGAGAACCAGCGCGAGCTGCTGGTGCTGCGGGTCGCGGTCGGGCTGACGGCGGAGGAGACCGGACAGATGCTGGGCATGTCCCCGGGCGCGGTCCGGGTCGCCCAGCACCGCGCCCTGAGCAGGCTGCGCGCGCTCGCCGAGCAGTAG
- a CDS encoding response regulator transcription factor: protein MTSVLVCDDSPLAREALRRAVATVPGVERVTTAANGEEVLRRWGADRSDLILMDVRMPGLGGVETVRRLLSADPGARIIMLTVAEDLDGVALAVAAGARGYLHKDASRAELRATVTQALADPTWRLAPRRLRSAEMGAAPTLTAREIQVLEGMSHGRSNAEIGRELFLSEDTVKTHARRLFKKLGASDRAHAVALGFRWGLVR from the coding sequence ATGACATCCGTCCTCGTCTGTGACGACTCCCCGCTCGCCCGAGAAGCACTCCGCCGCGCGGTCGCGACCGTGCCCGGTGTCGAGCGTGTGACGACCGCGGCCAACGGCGAGGAAGTCCTCCGCCGCTGGGGCGCCGACCGCTCGGATCTGATCCTCATGGACGTGCGCATGCCCGGACTGGGCGGCGTCGAGACCGTGCGGCGGCTGCTCTCGGCCGACCCCGGCGCCCGGATCATCATGCTCACCGTCGCCGAGGACCTCGACGGGGTGGCGCTGGCCGTCGCCGCCGGGGCCCGGGGCTATCTGCACAAGGACGCCTCCCGCGCCGAGCTGCGCGCGACGGTCACCCAGGCGCTCGCCGACCCCACCTGGCGGCTCGCCCCCCGGCGGCTGCGCTCGGCCGAGATGGGAGCCGCGCCCACGCTCACCGCGCGGGAGATCCAGGTGCTCGAAGGAATGAGCCACGGCCGCTCCAACGCCGAGATCGGCCGGGAGCTCTTCCTCTCCGAGGACACGGTCAAGACCCACGCCCGGCGGCTCTTCAAGAAGCTGGGGGCCTCGGACCGGGCCCACGCCGTGGCGCTCGGATTCCGCTGGGGTCTGGTCCGCTAG
- a CDS encoding LysR family transcriptional regulator: MIEARHLRVLRAVATTGSFSAAARALGCTQPAVSQQMKALETSAGTPLLIRTGREMRLTQAGEVLVRHASGILAGLTAAEEEVAAIAGLRAGRVRLVSFPSGSSTLVPSALAALRAAHPGTRVSLVEAEPPRSVEMLREGDCDVALAFRYAGAEREAEWGDLVVRPLLSDRLVGLVPEGHRLAGADTVTIDDLADEPWIAGCPRCRRQLVEVCESAGFAPRIDFATDDYPTVIGLVGAGLGVAVLPGLALESVRPKGARAVAVEPPVVREIVALTLPDLSQVPAVAATLDQLALAASR, encoded by the coding sequence GTGATCGAAGCCCGTCATCTCCGTGTGCTGCGTGCCGTGGCCACCACCGGTTCCTTCTCCGCCGCCGCCCGCGCCCTGGGCTGCACCCAGCCCGCCGTGAGCCAGCAGATGAAGGCCCTGGAGACCTCGGCGGGCACCCCGCTGCTGATCCGCACGGGCCGTGAGATGCGGCTGACCCAGGCCGGTGAGGTGCTGGTGCGCCACGCCTCCGGCATCCTCGCCGGGCTGACGGCGGCCGAGGAGGAGGTCGCGGCCATCGCCGGGCTGCGCGCGGGCCGGGTGCGGCTCGTCTCGTTCCCGAGCGGCAGCTCCACCCTGGTGCCCTCCGCGCTCGCCGCGCTGCGGGCCGCCCACCCGGGTACCCGGGTCTCCCTGGTGGAGGCGGAGCCGCCGCGCTCGGTGGAGATGCTGCGCGAGGGCGACTGCGATGTGGCGCTGGCCTTCCGTTACGCGGGCGCCGAGCGCGAGGCGGAGTGGGGGGACCTGGTGGTGCGGCCCCTGCTGTCCGACCGGCTCGTCGGGCTGGTCCCGGAGGGCCACCGGCTGGCCGGCGCGGACACCGTGACCATCGACGACCTCGCCGACGAGCCCTGGATCGCGGGCTGCCCGCGCTGCCGCCGACAGCTCGTGGAGGTGTGCGAGTCGGCCGGGTTCGCCCCCCGTATCGACTTCGCCACCGACGACTATCCGACGGTGATCGGGCTGGTGGGGGCGGGACTCGGGGTCGCGGTGCTGCCCGGTCTCGCGCTGGAGTCGGTACGTCCCAAGGGGGCGCGCGCCGTCGCGGTGGAGCCGCCCGTGGTGCGGGAGATCGTCGCCCTGACCCTGCCGGACCTCTCCCAGGTCCCGGCGGTCGCCGCCACCCTGGACCAGCTCGCCCTGGCCGCCTCCCGCTGA
- a CDS encoding MOSC domain-containing protein, translating into MRILTVNVGSTRPVEYSDRPSAIDKRPVEGAVQVADPGPSGVGGSGLAGDMIGDLRHHGGSDQAVYAFAREDLDAWQRELGRPLHNGIFGENLTTEGLEVSEALIGERWRIGDRLVLEVTDGRMPCRTFQGWMGEPGWVRRFTQRARSGAYLRVIEPGEVRAGDPVQIVHRPDHTVTAAMGFRAATTERTLLPEVLAAGDALHEDLRRIAREYVAKYGRP; encoded by the coding sequence ATGAGAATTCTGACCGTGAATGTGGGCAGCACCCGGCCGGTGGAGTACAGCGACCGCCCCTCCGCCATCGACAAACGCCCCGTCGAGGGCGCCGTCCAGGTGGCCGACCCCGGACCGAGCGGCGTCGGCGGCAGCGGTCTCGCCGGGGACATGATCGGCGATCTGCGCCACCACGGCGGCTCGGACCAGGCGGTGTACGCGTTCGCCCGGGAGGATCTCGACGCGTGGCAGCGCGAGCTGGGCCGCCCCCTGCACAACGGGATCTTCGGCGAGAATCTGACCACCGAGGGCCTGGAGGTCAGCGAGGCCCTGATCGGCGAGCGCTGGCGGATCGGCGACCGGCTGGTCCTGGAGGTCACGGACGGCCGCATGCCGTGCCGTACGTTCCAGGGCTGGATGGGTGAGCCGGGCTGGGTCCGGCGGTTCACCCAGCGGGCCAGGTCCGGGGCGTATCTGCGGGTCATCGAGCCCGGCGAGGTCCGGGCGGGCGACCCGGTGCAGATCGTGCACCGGCCGGACCACACGGTGACGGCGGCCATGGGCTTCCGGGCCGCGACCACCGAGCGCACACTGCTCCCCGAGGTCCTGGCGGCGGGCGACGCGCTCCATGAGGATCTGCGGCGAATCGCGCGTGAATATGTCGCGAAGTACGGCCGCCCCTGA
- a CDS encoding SDR family NAD(P)-dependent oxidoreductase — MTTALITGATAGIGAAFARRLAADGHNLVLVARDTKRLQAQATELHDRHGVEVEALTADLSTEDGINQVEKRLGDRRDGVDLLVNNAGFGNKGRFLEVSMADELTMLKVHCEAVLRLTAAGTEAMRERHRGAVINVASVAAFVPRGTYGASKAWVVSFTQGAARDLAGSGVRLMALCPGFVRTEFHQRAGMGTDNIPGWLWLDADKLVGAALTDLSRGKTVSVPDPRYKALTGLAKLAPRGVLGGISSRAGRKYGPQQ; from the coding sequence ATGACGACCGCATTGATCACGGGAGCGACCGCGGGCATCGGCGCCGCGTTCGCACGGCGGCTCGCCGCCGACGGACACAACCTGGTGCTGGTGGCACGCGACACCAAGAGGTTGCAGGCACAGGCCACCGAGCTGCACGACCGGCACGGCGTCGAAGTGGAGGCGCTCACCGCCGACCTCTCCACGGAGGACGGGATCAACCAGGTCGAAAAGCGGCTCGGGGACCGCCGTGACGGAGTGGACCTGCTGGTCAACAACGCCGGTTTCGGCAACAAGGGCCGCTTCCTCGAAGTCTCCATGGCCGATGAGCTGACCATGCTGAAGGTGCACTGCGAGGCGGTGCTGCGGCTCACGGCCGCGGGCACGGAGGCGATGCGGGAGCGCCACCGGGGCGCCGTGATCAATGTGGCGTCCGTGGCCGCCTTCGTCCCCCGGGGCACCTACGGCGCCTCCAAGGCATGGGTCGTCTCCTTCACCCAGGGCGCCGCCAGGGACCTGGCCGGTTCCGGGGTACGGCTGATGGCGCTCTGCCCCGGTTTCGTCCGGACGGAGTTCCACCAGCGCGCCGGGATGGGCACCGACAACATCCCCGGATGGCTGTGGCTGGACGCCGACAAGCTGGTGGGCGCCGCGCTCACCGACCTCTCCCGGGGGAAGACCGTCTCCGTCCCCGACCCCCGCTACAAGGCGCTGACCGGACTGGCGAAGCTGGCGCCGCGCGGAGTGCTGGGCGGGATCAGCTCCCGGGCCGGACGCAAGTACGGGCCGCAGCAGTAG
- a CDS encoding hydroxyacid dehydrogenase produces the protein MEHAEHAGHVEHAAHTGHTRHTGRGERVAHGPDGDRPEVLLAMGPGVAERLFTAEQRARLTALVRTDPGLTAHDLTAPTPAVAAALSTADALLTCWGAPVIGSAALAAAPRLRAVVHAAGSVRHHVTAACWDRGIAVSSAASANALPVAEYTLAAILLAGKRVLESARRYTRARTRPDWRQAPADLGNYRRTVGIVGASRVGRRVIGLLRPFDLRVLLYDPCTGDAEAAALGVRRTGLDELCGSSDIVSVHAPELPETFHLIDGPRLALMRDGATLINTARGSLVDEGALLAELVSGRLSAVLDVTDPEPPAPDSLLYTLPNVLLTPHVAGSLGGEVHRLAERALDELERFARGLPFASPVRRDELRYGA, from the coding sequence ATGGAGCACGCGGAGCACGCCGGGCATGTGGAGCACGCGGCACACACAGGGCACACGAGGCACACGGGGCGGGGGGAGCGGGTCGCCCACGGGCCCGACGGCGACCGGCCCGAGGTGCTGCTCGCCATGGGCCCCGGAGTCGCGGAGCGGCTGTTCACGGCGGAGCAGCGGGCCCGGCTGACCGCCCTGGTCCGGACCGATCCGGGGCTGACCGCCCATGACCTGACCGCGCCGACCCCCGCCGTCGCCGCCGCGCTGTCCACCGCTGACGCCCTGCTGACCTGCTGGGGAGCCCCGGTGATCGGCTCCGCGGCGCTCGCCGCCGCCCCCCGGCTGCGGGCCGTCGTCCACGCCGCCGGGTCCGTGCGCCACCATGTCACCGCCGCCTGCTGGGACCGCGGGATCGCCGTCTCGTCGGCCGCGTCCGCGAACGCCCTCCCGGTGGCCGAGTACACCCTCGCCGCCATCCTCCTCGCGGGCAAACGCGTCCTGGAGTCGGCCCGGCGCTACACCCGGGCACGCACCCGCCCCGACTGGCGGCAGGCCCCCGCCGACCTGGGCAACTACCGCCGCACGGTGGGCATCGTCGGCGCCTCCCGGGTCGGTCGGCGGGTGATCGGACTGCTGCGCCCCTTCGATCTGCGGGTGCTGCTGTACGACCCGTGCACCGGCGACGCGGAGGCGGCGGCGCTGGGGGTGCGCCGGACCGGTCTCGACGAGCTGTGCGGGAGCAGCGACATCGTCTCGGTGCACGCCCCGGAGCTGCCGGAGACCTTCCATCTGATCGACGGTCCCCGGCTGGCGCTGATGCGGGACGGGGCGACGTTGATCAATACCGCCCGGGGCTCGCTCGTCGACGAGGGGGCGCTGCTGGCGGAGCTGGTGTCGGGGCGGCTGTCCGCGGTGCTCGATGTGACCGACCCCGAGCCCCCGGCCCCGGACTCCCTGCTCTACACCCTGCCGAACGTGCTGCTGACCCCGCATGTCGCGGGCTCTCTCGGGGGCGAGGTGCACCGGCTGGCGGAACGGGCCCTGGACGAGCTGGAGCGGTTCGCGCGGGGGCTGCCCTTCGCCTCGCCGGTGCGCCGCGACGAGCTGCGGTACGGCGCCTGA
- the groL gene encoding chaperonin GroEL (60 kDa chaperone family; promotes refolding of misfolded polypeptides especially under stressful conditions; forms two stacked rings of heptamers to form a barrel-shaped 14mer; ends can be capped by GroES; misfolded proteins enter the barrel where they are refolded when GroES binds) has translation MAKILKFDEDARRALERGVNKLADTVKVTIGPKGRNVVIDKKFGAPTITNDGVTIAREVEIEDPYENLGAQLVKEVATKTNDIAGDGTTTATVLAQALVREGLRNVAAGASPASVKKGIDAAVKAVSEELLATARPIEDKSDIAAVAALSAQDTQVGELVGEAMDKVGKDGVITVEESNTFGLELDFTEGMAFDKGYLSPYMVTDQERMEAVLEDPYILINQGKISAIQDLLPLLEKVIQAGGSKPLLIIAEDVEGEALSTLVVNKIRGTFNAVAVKAPGFGDRRKAMLQDMAILTGATVIAEEVGLKLDQAGLDVLGTARRVTITKDDTTIVDGGGSSEDVAARVAQIKAEIETTDSDWDREKLQERLAKLAGGVCVIRVGAATEVELKEKKHRLEDAISATRAAVEEGIVSGGGSALVHAVKVLEGNLGKEGDEATGVAVVRRAAVEPLRWIAENAGLEGYVIVSKVAELEKGQGYNAASGEYGDLVKAGVIDPVKVTRSALENAASIASLLLTTETLVVEKKEEEPADAGHGHGHSH, from the coding sequence ATGGCGAAGATCCTGAAGTTCGACGAGGACGCCCGTCGCGCCCTTGAGCGCGGCGTCAACAAGCTCGCCGACACCGTCAAGGTGACCATCGGCCCCAAGGGCCGCAATGTCGTCATCGACAAGAAGTTCGGTGCCCCCACCATCACCAACGACGGTGTGACGATCGCCCGCGAGGTGGAGATCGAGGACCCGTACGAGAACCTGGGCGCCCAGCTCGTGAAGGAGGTGGCGACCAAGACCAACGACATCGCGGGTGACGGCACCACCACCGCCACCGTGCTGGCCCAGGCGCTGGTCCGCGAGGGTCTGCGCAACGTCGCCGCGGGCGCCTCCCCGGCCTCCGTGAAGAAGGGCATCGACGCCGCGGTCAAGGCCGTCTCCGAGGAGCTTCTCGCGACCGCCCGTCCGATCGAGGACAAGTCCGACATCGCCGCCGTCGCCGCGCTCTCCGCGCAGGACACGCAGGTCGGCGAGCTGGTCGGCGAGGCCATGGACAAGGTCGGCAAGGACGGCGTCATCACCGTCGAGGAGTCCAACACCTTCGGTCTGGAGCTGGACTTCACCGAGGGCATGGCCTTCGACAAGGGCTACCTCTCCCCGTACATGGTCACCGACCAGGAGCGGATGGAGGCCGTCCTGGAGGACCCGTACATCCTCATCAACCAGGGCAAGATCTCCGCGATCCAGGACCTGCTGCCGCTGCTGGAGAAGGTCATCCAGGCGGGTGGCTCCAAGCCGCTGCTGATCATCGCCGAGGACGTCGAGGGCGAGGCCCTGTCCACCCTCGTCGTGAACAAGATCCGCGGCACGTTCAACGCCGTGGCCGTCAAGGCCCCCGGCTTCGGCGACCGCCGCAAGGCGATGCTCCAGGACATGGCCATCCTCACCGGTGCCACCGTCATCGCCGAGGAGGTCGGCCTCAAGCTCGACCAGGCCGGTCTGGACGTGCTGGGCACCGCCCGCCGCGTCACCATCACCAAGGACGACACCACCATCGTCGACGGTGGCGGCAGCTCCGAGGACGTCGCGGCCCGCGTCGCCCAGATCAAGGCCGAGATCGAGACCACCGACTCGGACTGGGACCGCGAGAAGCTCCAGGAGCGCCTGGCCAAGCTGGCCGGCGGTGTCTGCGTGATCCGTGTCGGCGCCGCCACCGAGGTGGAGCTGAAGGAGAAGAAGCACCGTCTGGAGGACGCCATCTCCGCGACCCGCGCCGCGGTCGAGGAGGGCATCGTCTCCGGTGGTGGCTCCGCGCTCGTCCACGCCGTGAAGGTGCTGGAGGGCAACCTCGGCAAGGAGGGCGACGAGGCCACCGGTGTCGCCGTCGTCCGCCGCGCCGCCGTCGAGCCGCTGCGCTGGATCGCCGAGAACGCCGGCCTGGAGGGCTACGTCATCGTCTCCAAGGTCGCCGAGCTGGAGAAGGGCCAGGGCTACAACGCCGCCTCCGGCGAGTACGGCGACCTGGTCAAGGCCGGTGTCATCGACCCGGTCAAGGTCACCCGTTCCGCCCTGGAGAACGCCGCCTCCATCGCCTCCCTGCTGCTCACGACCGAGACCCTGGTCGTCGAGAAGAAGGAAGAGGAGCCGGCGGACGCGGGCCACGGTCACGGCCACTCCCACTGA
- the groES gene encoding co-chaperone GroES, translating into MTTTSSKVAIKPLEDRIVVQPLDAEQTTASGLVIPDTAKEKPQEGVVLAVGPGRFENGERLPLDVQVGDVVLYSKYGGTEVKYSGEEYLVLSARDVLAIIEK; encoded by the coding sequence GTGACGACCACCAGCTCCAAGGTTGCCATCAAGCCGCTCGAGGACCGCATCGTGGTCCAGCCGCTCGACGCCGAGCAGACCACGGCCTCCGGCCTGGTCATCCCGGACACCGCGAAGGAGAAGCCCCAGGAGGGCGTCGTCCTCGCCGTGGGCCCGGGCCGTTTCGAGAACGGCGAGCGCCTGCCGCTCGACGTCCAGGTCGGCGACGTCGTGCTCTACAGCAAGTACGGCGGCACCGAGGTGAAGTACAGCGGCGAGGAGTACCTCGTCCTCTCGGCCCGCGACGTGCTCGCGATCATCGAGAAGTAA
- a CDS encoding polysaccharide deacetylase family protein, with product MKRRRTAAAAAALLAALATSACTAGDGAGGGAPGPQAARRQAGPPGSPVDRAERARRTQALRAAAAAKWGLDRVPLVAPPPPAAKPELTTRAGFEVAGHDTLPPVFTTVPVTERVVFLTIDDGREKDPELLRMMSELQIPYSSFLSDYLISDDYPYFQEMRDRGTALHNHTLNHRYMPGLDYAAQKREICGQQDRLARRYGQRPPLFRPPYGNYNQDTLRAAKACGIKAVPLWAAEAFPDRMEWREWDRDLHPGDIILTHFRGTDEWDGTMPDMIRQVMRTVTEKGYAVARLEDYV from the coding sequence GTGAAACGGCGCAGGACCGCCGCCGCTGCCGCCGCGCTGCTCGCCGCCCTCGCCACGTCCGCGTGCACGGCCGGGGACGGCGCGGGCGGCGGCGCCCCCGGCCCGCAGGCGGCGCGGCGGCAGGCGGGGCCGCCCGGGTCGCCGGTCGACAGGGCCGAGCGGGCCCGCCGGACCCAGGCGCTGCGGGCCGCGGCGGCGGCGAAATGGGGGCTGGACCGGGTCCCGCTCGTCGCACCCCCGCCGCCCGCCGCCAAGCCGGAGCTGACCACCCGGGCGGGCTTCGAGGTGGCGGGCCACGACACGCTGCCGCCGGTCTTCACCACCGTCCCGGTGACCGAACGGGTCGTCTTCCTCACCATCGACGACGGCCGGGAGAAGGACCCGGAGCTGCTGCGGATGATGTCCGAGCTCCAGATCCCGTACAGCTCGTTCCTCAGCGACTACCTGATCAGCGACGACTATCCGTACTTCCAGGAGATGCGCGACCGGGGCACCGCCCTGCACAACCACACCCTGAACCACCGCTATATGCCCGGTCTCGACTACGCCGCGCAGAAACGGGAGATCTGCGGCCAGCAGGACCGGCTCGCCCGGCGGTACGGGCAGCGCCCGCCGCTCTTCCGCCCGCCGTACGGGAACTACAACCAGGACACCCTGCGCGCGGCCAAGGCGTGCGGGATCAAGGCCGTGCCGCTCTGGGCGGCGGAGGCGTTCCCCGACCGCATGGAGTGGCGGGAGTGGGACCGGGATCTGCACCCCGGGGACATCATCCTCACCCACTTCCGGGGGACGGACGAGTGGGACGGCACCATGCCCGACATGATCCGCCAGGTCATGCGGACCGTCACGGAGAAGGGATACGCGGTGGCCCGGCTGGAGGACTACGTCTGA